One part of the Candidatus Bathyarchaeota archaeon genome encodes these proteins:
- a CDS encoding creatininase family protein, giving the protein MTKPKKPQLVWLDELSTKEAAQAAKNGTVIIFPLGSVEEHGDHLPLGTDSIQPEYIAVEVAKKTGCLVAPPFRYGICNATRNFPGTLTIQFDTLYRVAHDILSELIRNGFYRIIVLSGHAGNSHMVALRLAAQDVMDKNEKSCSGQVRIMVLSDFDFAEDLASEVAAPDDGHAGTIETSRVLAIKPELVKGKGKAEKWQLPRFEVLVHPERCFPGGVNGDPTSATVEKGEKINEYVIGQVEKLVRQLQTG; this is encoded by the coding sequence ATGACAAAACCCAAAAAGCCCCAACTCGTCTGGCTTGACGAGTTAAGCACCAAAGAAGCAGCCCAAGCCGCCAAAAACGGCACCGTCATCATTTTCCCGTTGGGAAGCGTGGAGGAACACGGCGACCACTTGCCGCTTGGTACGGATAGTATTCAACCCGAATACATCGCTGTGGAAGTAGCTAAAAAGACGGGGTGCTTGGTTGCGCCGCCGTTCCGCTATGGCATCTGTAACGCCACCCGCAATTTCCCTGGAACTTTAACTATCCAGTTTGATACTCTCTACAGAGTCGCCCACGATATTCTCTCGGAGTTGATTCGTAACGGTTTCTACCGCATAATCGTGTTGAGTGGTCACGCGGGTAACTCGCATATGGTGGCTTTGCGTTTAGCCGCGCAAGATGTAATGGACAAGAACGAAAAATCATGTTCAGGGCAGGTGCGGATTATGGTTTTGTCAGATTTTGATTTTGCAGAGGATTTAGCATCGGAAGTTGCAGCGCCAGACGATGGACACGCGGGAACGATTGAGACTTCGCGAGTTTTGGCGATTAAACCTGAGCTTGTTAAGGGTAAAGGGAAAGCTGAGAAGTGGCAGTTGCCGCGTTTTGAGGTTCTTGTGCATCCTGAGCGTTGTTTCCCCGGCGGCGTCAACGGCGACCCGACTTCGGCAACGGTTGAGAAGGGTGAAAAAATCAACGAATACGTGATTGGTCAAGTGGAGAAGCTAGTGAGACAACTCCAAACTGGATAA
- a CDS encoding GNAT family N-acetyltransferase, which translates to MVTTNLDKIFNPHTVAIIGASDVEGSVGYAIVKNFTQSGFAGKVYYVNIKKTELLGVKAYQTVDQIPDQIDLAMIATPAKTVPQVMEECGKANIKGVIIVSAGFKETGPAGKALEDQVGAVAKKYGIRVIGPNCIGVLRPRINLNATFLDKMPKPGNVAFLSQSGALGSAILDWAIHENIGFSNFVSVGSMIDVDFGDLIDYFGSDPKTKSILMYVEGITQARKFMSAARHFARTKPIIVVKSGKFSESAQAAASHTGSLSGEDGVYDAAFKRAGVVRVNEIADLFNAAEVLGTQPLPKGNRLAIITNAGGPGVMATDSLIGFGGKIAKISQKTIDSLNAVLPPFWSHGNPIDVLGDAKADRYKAALDAALNDENVDGILIIFTQQAVSESVEIAKAIVELVRNKPYQNKTILTSFMGFGAVQEANHILNANNIPTYSTPEQALKTYMYMYNYQRNIDLLYETPEELPVDASPPKRPIMAILRNAAFEDREILTEDEAKKILKYYNFPVVRTAAANTVDEAVALATEMGFPVVLKILSPQIIHKSDAGGVILNVNSAREVREAFELLIQRATAYNPHAQIIGVTVQPMIEKKGHEIILGGKTDPVFGPVILFGMGGVGVELFKDVSIGLPPLNTTLIRRMMEETKVYRLLKGYRGSTPVDLKRLDETVLLFSQLLVDFPQIKEIDINPLLINDKEASILDARIVIDKEKICKKFEPHEHMVISPYPKKYEILWLLKNGQEVLLRPIKPEDEPMWLEWFQSLSEESIRYRFFQMLKDTPHEVRVRYCNIDYDREVAIVAEIVENGKRKILGVTRLSIESDGKHGEMAFIVSDYWQGLGLGTKLVDYTLDIAKERGVESVYAIMLQDNYRALSLTKKMGFQIEYLSDGTVKATLDLKGEDIDFRCVTRNLPEPPKDEKVAKSEELPIVEAKPIAKESREASPA; encoded by the coding sequence ATGGTCACTACAAACCTCGACAAAATCTTCAATCCTCATACAGTTGCGATCATCGGAGCCAGTGACGTGGAAGGTTCAGTAGGTTATGCAATCGTTAAAAACTTTACACAGTCAGGTTTCGCTGGCAAAGTTTACTATGTTAACATCAAAAAAACAGAGCTCTTAGGGGTAAAAGCCTATCAAACAGTGGATCAAATCCCCGACCAAATCGACTTAGCAATGATTGCCACCCCCGCAAAAACCGTTCCCCAAGTTATGGAGGAATGCGGGAAAGCAAACATAAAAGGAGTAATCATTGTATCCGCAGGCTTCAAAGAAACAGGCCCCGCGGGAAAAGCCTTAGAAGATCAAGTAGGTGCAGTAGCCAAAAAATACGGCATCCGAGTAATCGGACCCAACTGCATCGGTGTTTTGCGTCCCAGAATAAACTTGAACGCTACCTTTTTGGATAAAATGCCCAAACCCGGCAACGTCGCGTTTCTCTCTCAAAGTGGCGCGTTGGGTTCAGCAATCTTGGATTGGGCAATTCATGAAAACATCGGTTTTAGCAACTTCGTCTCCGTCGGTTCCATGATTGACGTGGACTTCGGCGACTTGATTGATTACTTCGGCAGTGACCCTAAAACAAAAAGTATCCTCATGTATGTTGAAGGCATAACTCAAGCCCGCAAATTCATGTCTGCCGCGCGGCACTTTGCACGCACAAAACCAATCATTGTTGTAAAATCAGGCAAATTCTCTGAAAGCGCCCAAGCAGCTGCATCTCACACAGGCTCCTTGTCAGGCGAAGACGGCGTGTACGATGCTGCATTCAAACGTGCAGGCGTTGTTCGTGTTAACGAAATCGCTGATTTATTCAACGCAGCTGAGGTTTTAGGCACTCAGCCATTGCCAAAAGGTAACCGCCTAGCCATCATCACCAACGCTGGTGGTCCAGGTGTAATGGCAACTGACTCATTGATCGGTTTCGGCGGTAAAATCGCTAAAATCAGCCAGAAAACCATCGATTCCCTCAACGCTGTGTTGCCTCCGTTTTGGAGTCACGGCAACCCGATTGATGTTTTAGGTGACGCAAAAGCAGACCGCTACAAGGCGGCTCTTGATGCTGCACTAAACGACGAAAACGTTGACGGCATCTTAATTATTTTCACTCAGCAAGCGGTTTCTGAATCTGTAGAAATCGCCAAAGCAATCGTGGAACTTGTACGCAACAAACCCTACCAGAACAAAACCATCTTGACTTCGTTTATGGGCTTTGGTGCAGTGCAAGAAGCCAACCACATCCTCAACGCCAACAACATCCCAACCTACAGCACTCCTGAGCAGGCGCTTAAGACCTACATGTACATGTACAACTATCAACGCAACATCGACCTACTCTACGAAACCCCTGAAGAACTTCCAGTCGATGCTTCGCCGCCAAAACGCCCAATCATGGCTATCCTTCGCAACGCTGCCTTTGAAGACCGAGAAATCCTCACCGAAGACGAAGCCAAAAAGATACTCAAATACTACAACTTCCCAGTCGTACGCACGGCAGCCGCCAACACCGTTGACGAAGCCGTTGCACTTGCAACCGAGATGGGTTTCCCAGTTGTACTCAAGATTCTTTCACCTCAAATCATCCATAAAAGCGATGCAGGCGGAGTCATCCTAAACGTTAACTCAGCCAGAGAAGTCCGAGAAGCATTCGAACTGCTCATACAACGCGCAACCGCCTACAACCCACACGCCCAAATCATCGGTGTAACTGTTCAACCTATGATTGAAAAGAAAGGTCACGAAATCATCTTAGGAGGAAAAACCGACCCAGTTTTCGGTCCAGTTATCCTCTTCGGTATGGGCGGTGTCGGCGTTGAACTCTTCAAAGATGTCTCAATCGGGCTTCCACCCCTAAACACTACTCTAATCCGTCGCATGATGGAAGAAACCAAAGTTTACCGCCTCCTCAAAGGCTACCGTGGCTCCACACCAGTCGACCTAAAACGCCTTGACGAAACCGTTCTGTTATTCTCGCAGCTACTGGTAGATTTCCCACAAATCAAAGAAATCGACATAAACCCCTTGCTCATCAACGACAAAGAAGCCTCCATCCTCGATGCCCGCATAGTTATCGATAAAGAAAAAATCTGCAAAAAATTCGAACCACACGAACACATGGTCATTAGTCCATACCCAAAAAAATACGAGATCCTCTGGCTTCTCAAAAACGGGCAAGAAGTCCTATTAAGACCAATAAAACCAGAGGATGAACCCATGTGGCTGGAGTGGTTCCAAAGCCTCAGCGAAGAATCCATCCGCTACCGCTTCTTCCAGATGCTAAAAGACACACCCCACGAAGTCCGTGTTCGATACTGCAACATCGACTACGACAGAGAAGTAGCTATCGTCGCCGAGATCGTTGAAAACGGCAAACGCAAAATACTCGGAGTAACACGCCTAAGCATAGAATCCGATGGTAAACATGGAGAAATGGCGTTTATCGTCAGCGACTACTGGCAAGGTTTAGGCTTAGGTACAAAACTAGTTGATTACACGCTTGACATAGCTAAGGAAAGAGGCGTCGAAAGCGTCTATGCAATCATGCTCCAAGACAACTACCGAGCTTTAAGCTTAACTAAGAAGATGGGCTTCCAAATCGAGTACCTAAGCGACGGCACCGTCAAAGCCACACTGGACCTCAAAGGAGAAGACATAGATTTCCGCTGCGTCACACGGAACCTACCTGAACCGCCAAAAGACGAGAAAGTAGCGAAATCAGAAGAATTGCCCATCGTCGAGGCTAAACCCATAGCTAAGGAAAGCCGCGAAGCTTCCCCAGCCTAA
- a CDS encoding acetolactate synthase — protein sequence MPVTQVSVFLDNRPGSLFEAMSQLDNNQIRVFALSIADAGEYGLVRLIAEEPERAEKLLEDAGFNLAKSKKNTEVTAIFSSEKDRLSKITKILGDSGLNIEYAYSSGIHVDGQVALIIRVSDVAKAEQLLKAGGITVLSLADLQKNFK from the coding sequence TTGCCAGTTACACAAGTCAGCGTGTTTCTAGATAACCGTCCCGGTTCTCTTTTTGAAGCCATGTCACAGTTGGACAACAACCAAATCCGCGTTTTTGCCCTCTCCATCGCCGACGCAGGCGAATATGGTTTGGTGCGTCTAATCGCTGAGGAACCAGAACGTGCAGAAAAACTGTTGGAAGATGCTGGCTTCAACTTGGCTAAGTCTAAGAAGAACACTGAAGTCACAGCGATTTTTAGTTCAGAAAAGGATCGTTTGTCTAAAATCACCAAGATTCTGGGTGACAGTGGACTTAACATTGAATATGCTTATTCTTCAGGGATCCATGTAGATGGACAAGTCGCCCTGATCATTCGGGTCAGCGATGTCGCAAAAGCAGAGCAACTGCTAAAAGCAGGCGGCATCACCGTTCTATCATTGGCTGATTTGCAGAAGAACTTCAAGTAA